A single region of the Arthrobacter sp. zg-Y20 genome encodes:
- a CDS encoding HNH endonuclease signature motif containing protein has product MFEYLSPQEHRPAGTAVAGSAMVHGWVEVLVDQAGLVSGAEPEDSELIDRIRALEELKAAASAAQARASAAFDASQRRKQTAAGMRREDVGRGVASQIALARRESPNRGGRLLGFAKALTCEMPCTLQALTTGAISEWRATLLVRETACLSVEDRQRVDAEVAGDPRVLETLGDRQIIARARGAAYRLDPKAAVNRAAKAASERFVSCRPAPDTMTYLTGLLPMAQGVGVYAALSREADRLRAAGDARGRGQIMADTLVERITGQTDAGQMKVEVQLVMSDRTLLRGESEPALVPGYGPVPAQWARDLLRGSGRDGDRGGSSPGDGDSGGGSPGDGHSEGGGAGDEDSGGGRSRNTGAGQSGRGQSKRDKSAERWIRRLYADPSSGQLVAMDTRARLFPESMARFIAARDQTCRMPWCGAPIRQIDHVHPHKDGGVTSIVNGQGLCEACNQAKEAPDWRVRPVHQPGPHVVETITPTGHTYQSTAPPLPGSPQDRMRNGPAVDPGPPRFAGGTLEACVVDYLRAA; this is encoded by the coding sequence ATGTTCGAATACTTGTCGCCTCAGGAGCACCGGCCGGCCGGCACTGCCGTAGCTGGCAGCGCCATGGTGCATGGCTGGGTGGAGGTGCTGGTTGACCAAGCTGGCCTGGTGTCGGGAGCGGAACCGGAGGACAGCGAACTCATCGACCGGATACGGGCACTCGAGGAACTGAAAGCCGCCGCTTCAGCCGCCCAGGCCCGCGCCTCCGCAGCGTTTGATGCTTCCCAGCGCCGGAAGCAGACCGCAGCAGGAATGCGCCGTGAGGATGTGGGCCGCGGGGTCGCTTCACAGATCGCCTTGGCGCGCAGGGAGTCCCCAAACCGTGGCGGGCGGCTGCTGGGCTTCGCAAAAGCCCTAACGTGCGAGATGCCGTGCACCTTGCAGGCCTTGACCACCGGCGCTATCAGCGAATGGCGGGCAACGTTGCTCGTTCGGGAGACGGCGTGCCTCAGTGTGGAGGACCGGCAGCGGGTAGATGCAGAAGTTGCCGGAGACCCCCGCGTGCTGGAAACACTGGGTGACCGCCAGATCATTGCCCGGGCCAGAGGCGCCGCCTACAGGCTGGATCCGAAGGCCGCCGTAAACCGGGCAGCCAAAGCCGCCTCCGAGCGGTTCGTCTCCTGCCGCCCTGCTCCGGACACCATGACCTACCTGACCGGGCTGCTGCCCATGGCCCAGGGAGTCGGCGTTTATGCGGCCTTGTCCCGTGAAGCGGATCGTCTCCGTGCGGCGGGGGATGCCCGGGGGCGGGGCCAGATCATGGCCGATACCCTCGTGGAGCGGATTACCGGCCAGACCGATGCGGGCCAGATGAAGGTGGAAGTGCAGCTGGTCATGTCGGACCGGACGCTGTTGCGCGGAGAATCGGAGCCCGCACTTGTCCCGGGGTATGGTCCCGTGCCGGCGCAGTGGGCCAGGGACCTGCTGCGGGGGAGCGGGAGAGACGGGGACAGGGGAGGGAGCAGCCCCGGGGACGGGGATAGCGGAGGGGGCAGCCCCGGGGACGGGCACAGTGAAGGGGGCGGCGCCGGAGACGAGGACAGCGGAGGGGGACGCAGCAGGAACACCGGCGCCGGCCAGTCAGGGCGGGGGCAGTCGAAGCGGGACAAAAGCGCAGAACGCTGGATCCGGCGGCTCTATGCGGATCCGTCAAGCGGGCAGCTGGTCGCAATGGACACCCGTGCCCGGCTGTTCCCTGAATCGATGGCCCGCTTCATCGCTGCGCGGGACCAAACCTGCCGCATGCCGTGGTGCGGGGCACCGATCCGGCAGATCGACCATGTACATCCGCACAAGGACGGCGGGGTCACCAGTATCGTGAATGGCCAGGGACTGTGCGAGGCATGCAACCAGGCCAAGGAAGCACCTGATTGGCGTGTCCGGCCGGTTCACCAGCCGGGGCCGCACGTGGTCGAGACCATCACCCCAACGGGGCACACCTACCAGTCCACGGCACCGCCGCTGCCCGGATCGCCTCAAGACCGGATGCGGAACGGGCCCGCCGTGGATCCAGGGCCTCCGCGCTTCGCAGGCGGAACCTTGGAAGCCTGCGTTGTGGACTACCTGAGGGCGGCTTAG
- a CDS encoding phosphotransferase: protein METWHRNQLSMSQGELVQQWLPGVRLIRDLSWALSDTAVLEVESGERRYVVKAAGLSNHHIGREIAAHESWTRVWSRQNRAPRLVRSDLAQTVLVTEYLDGSLAEGTTAEHDPEVHHQAGSLLRQFHDQTSHTNKGYESAATAKALSWLKRPHRIEKSHVEDARTILAAYSPKPVAVVPTHGDWQPRNWLLHGAELRIIDFGRFAFRPAVTDFCRLAAQQWRTHPQLKDAFVAGYGAGLGDGVREDDSDMELWHMTLLREAVSTAVWAYQTGDHAFERQGHRMLADALATFRTDVFHAHTTKGHS, encoded by the coding sequence ATGGAAACCTGGCACCGGAACCAACTGAGCATGAGCCAGGGTGAGCTTGTGCAACAGTGGCTGCCGGGGGTTCGCCTCATCCGGGATCTCTCCTGGGCCCTCTCGGACACAGCGGTACTGGAAGTCGAATCCGGGGAGCGCCGGTACGTCGTCAAAGCCGCCGGTCTTTCCAACCACCACATAGGACGCGAGATCGCGGCGCATGAATCATGGACGCGGGTATGGAGCCGGCAGAACCGTGCACCGCGGCTCGTCCGCTCGGACCTCGCCCAGACGGTCCTCGTCACGGAATATCTCGATGGATCGCTGGCGGAGGGGACCACGGCCGAGCATGACCCGGAAGTTCATCACCAGGCGGGTTCGCTGCTGCGTCAGTTCCATGATCAGACCTCGCATACCAACAAGGGCTATGAGAGCGCAGCAACGGCCAAGGCGCTGTCTTGGCTGAAACGGCCACACCGCATCGAGAAGTCCCACGTGGAAGACGCCAGGACCATCCTTGCCGCCTATTCGCCAAAGCCGGTGGCGGTGGTGCCAACCCATGGCGACTGGCAGCCGCGCAACTGGCTGCTTCATGGCGCGGAACTGAGGATCATCGATTTCGGCCGGTTTGCGTTCCGCCCGGCTGTCACGGACTTCTGCCGCCTGGCAGCGCAGCAATGGCGCACCCACCCGCAACTGAAGGATGCCTTCGTGGCAGGCTACGGTGCAGGCCTCGGGGACGGCGTGCGGGAAGATGACAGCGACATGGAACTCTGGCATATGACGCTGCTGCGCGAAGCAGTCTCCACCGCGGTGTGGGCCTACCAAACCGGCGACCATGCGTTCGAGCGGCAGGGACATCGGATGCTGGCCGACGCGCTGGCCACCTTCCGCACGGATGTATTCCATGCGCATACAACAAAAGGACACTCGTGA
- a CDS encoding VOC family protein → MRIFDPQIILFVADTEGAARFYAALGFVEKFRAAGPDSTPFKIEMSLEGFELGLALPGPAAQAHKHTPVAKGHRACLTLWTDDVAAAYAKALNAGAKDLEGPHPFLDGRLRVAFVEDQDGHPLQFVERR, encoded by the coding sequence GTGAGGATTTTCGACCCGCAGATCATCCTGTTCGTGGCCGACACGGAAGGGGCAGCACGCTTTTACGCCGCCCTCGGCTTCGTGGAGAAGTTCCGGGCAGCAGGACCGGACTCGACGCCGTTCAAAATCGAAATGTCGCTGGAAGGCTTCGAACTCGGATTGGCGTTGCCCGGACCCGCCGCCCAGGCACATAAACACACCCCGGTGGCCAAGGGTCACCGGGCATGCCTCACCCTTTGGACCGACGACGTCGCTGCAGCCTATGCCAAGGCCCTCAACGCCGGCGCAAAGGACCTTGAGGGTCCCCACCCGTTCCTGGACGGAAGGCTCCGGGTGGCGTTCGTGGAGGACCAGGACGGACATCCGCTCCAGTTCGTGGAACGTCGGTAG
- the mutM gene encoding bifunctional DNA-formamidopyrimidine glycosylase/DNA-(apurinic or apyrimidinic site) lyase, which yields MPELPEVEVVRRGLASWVRGRTITGVEILDARSVRRHAAGPEDLAGNLEGAVVTDVVRRGKFLWLPLVEEDHDGVPSLALMAHLGMSGQLLMEDSALPDEKHLKVRFSLSPAVDDAGAAMPSELRFVDQRIFGGVFLTDLVPTPDGAPGGLSETGLPLVAQEAAHIARDPLDPAFSFDDFYRRLRARRTGIKRALLDQGLVSGVGNIYADESLWAARMHFARPTDTMRRADALRLIEAVQDVMTRALDAGGTSFDSLYVNVNGASGYFSRSLNAYGREGEPCLRCASLGRNTLIRRDSFMNRSSYSCPVCQPRPRNGRW from the coding sequence GTGCCTGAGCTTCCCGAAGTCGAGGTTGTCCGGCGCGGACTCGCCTCCTGGGTCCGCGGCCGGACCATCACCGGCGTAGAGATCCTGGACGCCCGCTCCGTGCGGCGCCACGCTGCCGGTCCCGAGGACCTGGCAGGCAACCTTGAGGGCGCTGTGGTCACCGACGTCGTGCGGCGCGGCAAGTTCCTGTGGCTTCCGCTGGTCGAGGAGGATCACGACGGCGTGCCGTCTCTGGCGCTCATGGCGCATCTGGGGATGAGCGGCCAACTGCTGATGGAAGACTCCGCGCTGCCGGACGAGAAGCACCTCAAGGTGCGCTTTTCGCTCAGTCCGGCGGTCGACGACGCCGGTGCGGCCATGCCCTCCGAGCTGCGGTTCGTGGACCAGCGGATTTTCGGCGGCGTGTTCCTCACCGACCTGGTGCCGACGCCCGACGGCGCTCCCGGCGGCCTTTCCGAAACCGGACTGCCGCTGGTGGCGCAAGAGGCCGCGCACATTGCCCGAGATCCGCTGGATCCGGCCTTTTCCTTCGATGACTTTTACCGCCGGCTGCGTGCCCGGCGGACCGGGATCAAGCGTGCCCTGCTGGACCAGGGGCTGGTGTCCGGGGTGGGGAACATCTATGCGGATGAATCGCTGTGGGCTGCGCGGATGCACTTTGCCCGGCCCACGGACACCATGCGCCGTGCGGACGCGCTGCGGCTGATTGAAGCGGTGCAGGACGTGATGACCCGGGCGCTTGATGCCGGCGGGACGAGCTTCGATTCCCTGTACGTGAATGTCAACGGGGCGTCCGGCTACTTCTCCCGGTCCCTGAACGCCTACGGCCGGGAGGGGGAGCCGTGCCTGCGGTGCGCTTCCCTGGGGCGAAATACGCTGATCCGCCGGGATTCCTTTATGAACCGGTCCTCATACAGCTGTCCGGTGTGCCAGCCGCGGCCGCGGAACGGGCGCTGGTAG
- the rnc gene encoding ribonuclease III — MKNTEELMKRLGVDIDAGTLRLALTHRSYAYEQGGIPTNERLEFLGDSILGFSVTDALYRDNPDLSEGELAKRRSAVVSTRALAGIARDLGLGEYILLGQGEKLTNGRDKSSILADTTEAVIGAVYLDHGIETARQMVMRLVGPLLSDADALGAGTDWKTSIQEIAASRKMGDIEYRVTGSGPDHSRSFVAVLHIGDTAFGTGTGHSKKEAEQEAAAASWKMINSREADAAAAGS; from the coding sequence GTGAAGAATACTGAAGAGCTTATGAAGCGTCTCGGTGTCGATATCGACGCCGGGACGCTTCGTCTTGCGCTCACGCACCGCTCCTACGCTTACGAGCAGGGCGGCATCCCCACGAACGAACGCCTCGAATTCCTTGGCGATTCCATTCTGGGGTTCTCGGTAACCGATGCGCTCTACCGGGATAATCCTGACCTTTCCGAGGGGGAGCTGGCCAAGCGCCGCTCCGCCGTCGTGAGTACCCGCGCCCTGGCCGGCATTGCCCGCGACCTGGGGCTGGGCGAATACATCCTGCTCGGCCAGGGTGAAAAGCTCACCAACGGACGCGACAAGTCCTCCATCCTCGCGGACACCACGGAAGCCGTTATCGGCGCCGTATATCTGGACCACGGGATTGAAACCGCACGCCAGATGGTGATGCGGCTGGTGGGACCGCTCCTCTCCGACGCCGATGCCCTGGGCGCCGGTACGGACTGGAAAACGAGCATCCAGGAGATCGCCGCGAGCCGGAAAATGGGCGACATCGAATACCGTGTCACCGGTTCCGGCCCGGACCACTCACGCAGCTTCGTTGCCGTGCTCCATATTGGGGATACGGCCTTCGGCACGGGTACCGGCCACTCCAAGAAGGAAGCGGAGCAGGAAGCTGCCGCCGCGTCCTGGAAGATGATCAATTCCAGGGAAGCCGACGCCGCGGCTGCCGGTTCCTAA
- the rpmF gene encoding 50S ribosomal protein L32 — protein MAVPKRKMSRANTRARRSQWKATAPNLVKTVENGRVTYSLPHQAKVVTDSAGTALFLEYKGRKVADV, from the coding sequence GTGGCTGTTCCGAAGCGGAAAATGTCCCGCGCGAATACACGTGCACGCCGGTCCCAGTGGAAGGCGACCGCGCCCAACCTGGTGAAGACCGTGGAGAACGGCCGCGTCACCTATAGCCTGCCGCACCAGGCCAAGGTCGTCACCGATTCCGCCGGCACCGCGCTGTTCCTTGAATACAAGGGCCGCAAGGTCGCGGACGTCTAA
- a CDS encoding DUF177 domain-containing protein yields MAINVRDLGRSPGTMRTLHEHVPAPKDFGVALIGVPEGSELEVDLRLEAVHEGILVSGVVIAPVRGECGRCLKPLAYDQEVDVQELFYYEDAESFEEDEEEEQRRIERDVIDLEPVLRDAVVLTMPFQPVCREDCPGLCSECGARLEEDPGHHHEAVDPRWAALAGLTGTAAEDTAAPSTESDEREES; encoded by the coding sequence CTGGCAATCAACGTCAGGGACCTCGGGCGCAGCCCGGGAACGATGCGGACCTTGCATGAACATGTACCGGCACCGAAAGACTTCGGTGTTGCGCTTATCGGCGTTCCGGAAGGATCCGAGCTCGAGGTTGACTTGAGGTTGGAGGCCGTGCACGAAGGGATTCTGGTATCCGGCGTAGTCATCGCTCCCGTAAGGGGCGAATGCGGCAGGTGCCTGAAGCCACTCGCGTACGACCAAGAAGTCGATGTGCAGGAACTCTTCTACTACGAGGACGCTGAGTCCTTCGAAGAAGACGAGGAAGAAGAGCAACGCCGGATCGAGCGAGATGTCATCGATCTTGAGCCGGTATTGCGGGACGCCGTGGTTCTTACCATGCCGTTCCAGCCGGTGTGCCGGGAAGACTGCCCAGGCCTTTGCTCCGAATGCGGAGCGCGCCTAGAGGAGGATCCGGGTCACCACCATGAAGCAGTGGATCCTCGCTGGGCAGCCCTCGCAGGGTTGACCGGCACGGCCGCAGAAGATACTGCGGCACCAAGTACAGAGTCAGACGAGAGAGAAGAGAGTTAG
- the coaD gene encoding pantetheine-phosphate adenylyltransferase: MRRAVCPGSFDPIHNGHIEVIARAASLFDEVIVAVSTNYAKKYRFPAGQRLELAAEALGSLRGVSVVPMGEGLLAEFCREHGAGAIVKGLRSVQDYQYELPMAVMNRHLTGVETVFLPAEGSYTHLSSSLIKEVAALGGDISGFVPAAVLKRLLAAD, encoded by the coding sequence ATGCGACGCGCTGTATGCCCAGGTTCCTTTGACCCTATCCACAACGGCCATATTGAGGTCATTGCCCGCGCGGCAAGCCTCTTTGACGAGGTCATTGTGGCGGTGTCCACCAACTATGCGAAGAAGTACCGTTTCCCGGCCGGGCAGCGCCTGGAACTGGCGGCCGAGGCACTGGGCTCGCTGCGCGGGGTATCCGTGGTTCCCATGGGGGAGGGGCTGCTGGCGGAGTTCTGCCGCGAGCACGGTGCCGGCGCCATAGTAAAGGGCCTGCGGTCCGTCCAGGACTACCAGTACGAACTGCCGATGGCCGTGATGAACCGGCACCTCACCGGCGTCGAAACCGTCTTCCTGCCCGCCGAGGGAAGCTATACCCACCTCTCCTCCTCCCTGATCAAGGAGGTCGCCGCCCTGGGCGGAGACATCAGCGGATTTGTCCCGGCAGCCGTGCTCAAGCGCCTGCTTGCCGCCGATTAG
- a CDS encoding aminotransferase class I/II-fold pyridoxal phosphate-dependent enzyme, whose amino-acid sequence MSFSTPASLLRSRQAAGPAPWQRTAAGANLLAADGNLGVTIFEEITATAGRHNAINLGQGFPDEDGPAEMLDAARAAIASGANQYAPGQGLPVLREAIAAHQDRFYSLAVDPGTEVIVSTGATEAIASALLALAGPGDEVLTFEPFYDSYGAVIGLSGATHTTVALQAPHFLPDDGALEAAFSERTRVVLVNNPHNPTGTVLPREVLQQVVDLAARYNAVIVTDEVYEHLTFGPQHIPVATLPGAAERTLTISSAGKTFSVTGWKIGWLTGPAPLVSAVRTVKTFLSYTSGTPFQYAVAVGLGLPDAYFTETAATLKAKRDLLGEGLRAAGMTVLPSSGTYFLTADTSALGITDATALARRLPELIGVAAIPVAVFCHADGAQRTRSLLRFAFCKKFEVLEQASERLAGLGGAL is encoded by the coding sequence ATGAGTTTCTCCACCCCCGCGTCCCTGCTCCGCTCCCGGCAGGCAGCCGGCCCCGCGCCCTGGCAGCGCACCGCCGCCGGCGCCAACCTGCTCGCAGCAGACGGCAACCTGGGCGTGACCATCTTCGAAGAAATTACCGCCACGGCCGGCCGGCACAACGCCATCAACCTCGGCCAGGGGTTCCCGGACGAGGACGGCCCGGCGGAAATGCTCGACGCCGCCCGCGCCGCCATTGCTTCCGGCGCCAACCAGTACGCGCCGGGCCAGGGACTGCCGGTGCTGCGCGAGGCCATCGCCGCCCACCAGGACCGCTTCTACTCCCTGGCCGTGGATCCCGGAACCGAGGTGATTGTCAGCACCGGAGCCACCGAGGCCATCGCATCGGCACTGCTGGCGCTGGCTGGCCCGGGAGACGAAGTGCTGACCTTCGAGCCGTTCTACGATTCCTACGGTGCCGTGATCGGCCTCAGCGGCGCCACGCACACCACCGTTGCCCTGCAGGCCCCGCATTTCCTGCCTGACGACGGCGCGCTGGAGGCCGCGTTCAGCGAGCGCACCAGGGTGGTGCTGGTGAACAACCCGCACAACCCCACCGGGACCGTCCTGCCGCGCGAAGTGCTCCAGCAGGTCGTGGACCTGGCGGCGCGGTACAACGCCGTGATCGTCACCGATGAAGTGTATGAACACCTCACCTTCGGGCCGCAGCACATCCCCGTCGCCACCCTGCCGGGGGCGGCCGAGCGGACACTGACCATTTCCTCCGCCGGCAAGACGTTCTCCGTGACGGGCTGGAAGATCGGCTGGCTCACCGGCCCGGCACCGCTGGTGTCCGCGGTCCGGACGGTCAAGACCTTCCTGAGCTACACCTCCGGCACCCCGTTCCAGTACGCCGTTGCGGTTGGCCTGGGCCTGCCCGATGCCTACTTCACGGAGACCGCGGCTACCCTGAAAGCCAAACGCGACCTCCTTGGCGAGGGGCTGCGCGCAGCGGGCATGACCGTCCTGCCTTCCTCCGGAACCTACTTCCTCACCGCGGATACCTCCGCCCTGGGCATCACGGACGCCACTGCGCTTGCCCGCCGGCTCCCGGAGCTGATCGGTGTGGCGGCCATCCCGGTGGCAGTGTTCTGCCACGCGGACGGCGCGCAGCGCACACGCTCACTGCTGCGCTTCGCGTTCTGCAAAAAGTTCGAGGTTCTGGAGCAGGCATCAGAACGCCTGGCCGGGCTGGGCGGTGCCCTGTGA
- a CDS encoding fused MFS/spermidine synthase: protein MNASRLLRGIGAHATITEDGFTPGAYVLSIGGAEQSHVDLARPGEIFYEYLRRMGNVLDLVRPAGEPVRALHLGAGALTLARYLQATRPGSRQAAVELERELLDFVLAHLPLPEGTDLQTVIGDARESLDRFTGQEFDAVVLDIFAGADAPGHLTTSDFYAELAALLSPNGVLLVNVGDDPPLAFARRQIRELAAGLERAGRGAVAALGPADMFTGRYPGNIVLAATPFPWPEEWTRQLLAAGPHPAAVLTGEDLDVFASGS, encoded by the coding sequence GTGAACGCCTCACGGCTACTGCGCGGCATCGGAGCCCACGCCACCATCACGGAAGACGGCTTCACGCCGGGCGCCTATGTGCTGAGCATCGGCGGGGCGGAACAGTCCCACGTAGACCTGGCCCGGCCCGGGGAGATCTTCTATGAATACCTGCGCCGTATGGGCAACGTCCTGGACCTGGTTCGGCCCGCCGGGGAGCCGGTGCGCGCCCTGCATCTGGGTGCCGGCGCCCTGACCCTTGCCCGATACCTGCAGGCCACCCGTCCCGGTTCCCGGCAGGCCGCAGTGGAGCTGGAACGGGAACTGCTGGACTTTGTCCTGGCCCACCTTCCGCTGCCGGAGGGAACGGATCTGCAGACGGTGATCGGTGATGCCCGTGAATCGCTGGACCGCTTTACCGGGCAGGAGTTCGACGCCGTTGTCCTGGACATCTTTGCCGGCGCCGATGCACCCGGGCACCTGACGACGTCGGACTTCTACGCGGAGCTGGCCGCCTTGCTCTCCCCCAACGGCGTGCTGCTGGTCAATGTGGGAGACGATCCGCCGCTGGCGTTCGCCCGCAGGCAGATCCGCGAACTGGCGGCAGGCCTGGAACGTGCCGGCCGCGGAGCGGTGGCCGCGCTGGGCCCGGCCGACATGTTTACCGGCCGTTACCCCGGCAACATCGTGCTGGCGGCAACCCCGTTCCCGTGGCCGGAGGAATGGACCCGGCAGCTGCTGGCCGCCGGCCCGCATCCTGCTGCGGTGCTCACGGGCGAGGACCTGGACGTGTTTGCCTCGGGATCCTAG
- the rsmD gene encoding 16S rRNA (guanine(966)-N(2))-methyltransferase RsmD has product MSRIIAGTAGGSTLFSVPGDGTRPTTDRVKEALFSRLESYEVLQGARVLDLFAGSGALGVESASRGAEAVDLVELADKAAATCRRNAELVNKLLGSNRVNVHRAKAETFLLRVPEEVRWDLVFIDPPYALTEAELETVLAPLAKHLSEGAVVVLERSTRSDEPVWPAGLERFSERKYGETTLWFAEPAQQAG; this is encoded by the coding sequence ATGAGCCGCATTATTGCCGGGACCGCCGGCGGATCCACCTTGTTCAGCGTTCCGGGCGACGGAACCCGTCCCACCACGGACCGGGTCAAGGAAGCACTGTTCTCCCGCCTGGAATCCTACGAGGTGCTGCAGGGCGCCCGGGTACTGGACCTGTTCGCCGGTTCGGGAGCACTGGGTGTGGAAAGCGCCAGCCGCGGAGCCGAGGCCGTGGACCTGGTGGAGCTTGCCGACAAGGCCGCGGCCACCTGCCGGCGCAACGCAGAACTGGTCAACAAGCTGCTGGGCTCCAACCGGGTGAACGTGCACCGGGCCAAGGCGGAAACATTCCTGCTGCGTGTGCCCGAAGAAGTCCGGTGGGACCTGGTCTTCATCGATCCCCCCTACGCCCTGACGGAGGCCGAACTGGAAACGGTCCTGGCGCCGCTGGCGAAACACCTGTCCGAGGGCGCCGTCGTGGTGCTGGAACGATCCACCCGCTCCGATGAGCCGGTCTGGCCGGCGGGGCTGGAACGCTTCAGCGAGCGTAAGTACGGCGAGACCACCCTGTGGTTCGCCGAGCCCGCGCAGCAGGCCGGTTAG